TTTCCGCAGAAGAGGCCCCGACAAGCGGAAAGATATTCTTTGACGATGAGGATGTTAGTAAAATAAAGAAGAACAATCTTTTCACCTTAAGAAGGAGAATAGGAACCATTTTTCAGGATTACAAGCTTCTTTCTTCAAAGACGGCCTATGAGAATGTCGCCTATGTTATGGAAATTATGGGGAAAAAAGACGAAGAGATAGCAAAAGACGTTGGCAGGGTTTTTAATCTTGTCGGGCTTACAAAATGCTCTCATAATTTTCCAAATGAGCTTTCAGGAGGTGAAAAACAGCGCCTTGCCATAGCAAGGGCCCTTATTCATAAGCCGGAGGTTATCTTAGCTGATGAGCCGACAGGAAACCTTGATCCTTACAATACCCTTGAAATTATCCGTCTTTTGGTTAAAATTTATGAGCTTGGGACAACCGTTATTTTAGCTACTCACGATAAAGAGCTTATCAATATATTAAAAAAAAGGGTTATCACTCTTAATGAAGGAAGAGTGGTTAGGGACGAAGAAAGAGGAAGATTCGTGTTATAAATAAATAAAATTTAAAAATGAAATCTTTTTTAAAAAGAGCAGCAAAATCCGCCTACAATTCTTTTATAAGAAACTTAGGTTTGAATTTGGCTACAATGTTTGTAATGTTTTTAGTGATTATAATAATAACTTTTCTTTTCCTTCTTAATCCTGTTTCCCAAGTCCTTATTTCAAACATTGAAGAAAAGATAAGCGTTTCCGTTTATTTTGAAGAAGGAGTAAAGGAAGAGGAAATTTTAACTATAAAAGAAGAAACGGAAAAAGCTATAAATCTTAAAGAAACAGAATACATTTCAA
The DNA window shown above is from Candidatus Paceibacterota bacterium and carries:
- a CDS encoding ATP-binding cassette domain-containing protein produces the protein MISFESLTKIYPSRSLGSPTVALDNVSFRINGKEFVSVVGKSGAGKTTLLKMISAEEAPTSGKIFFDDEDVSKIKKNNLFTLRRRIGTIFQDYKLLSSKTAYENVAYVMEIMGKKDEEIAKDVGRVFNLVGLTKCSHNFPNELSGGEKQRLAIARALIHKPEVILADEPTGNLDPYNTLEIIRLLVKIYELGTTVILATHDKELINILKKRVITLNEGRVVRDEERGRFVL